Proteins from a single region of Lasioglossum baleicum chromosome 1, iyLasBale1, whole genome shotgun sequence:
- the Nos gene encoding nitric oxide synthase → MKEHETGACQRKPTKLRNLIYKTEAFDSLHARNAEKTLCSGQACLGSIMQLPTHGPEPRTREEILVHAKDFLEQYFSSIRRLNSEAHRSRWDYVQKEVLAIGTYQLTETELIFGAKLAWRNAARCIGRIQWSKLQVFDCRYVTTTSGMFEALCNHIKYSTNKGNIRSAITIFPQRTDGKHDYRVWNQQLIGYAGYKNPDGTVTGDPVNVDFTELCIKLGWKGARTRFDILPLILSANGHDPDYFDIPSELVLEVPLSHPTYDWFEKLGLKWFAVPAVSGMVFDCGGLEFTAAPFNGWYMSTEIGARDLCDVQRYNLLETIATHMELDTRTSTSLWKDKAMIEANVAVLHSFQMKNVTIVDHHMASESFMKHYENEMRLRNGCPADWLWIVPPISGSATPVFHQEMALYHLKPSYDAQDPAWKTHVWKKGRDKKSTAKKPRRKFHFKQIARAVKFTSKLFGRALSRRIKATVLFATETGTSQMYAEKLAELLGHAFHSQVLSMSDYDISNIEHEALLLVITSTFGNGDPPENGEAFAQNLYAMKMNETYINSGNKISLATSKSFIKANSQTEVSKTKRLDRLDSMRGSTTDSQPEDTFGPLSNVRFAVFALGSSAYPNFCAFGRYVDNLLGELGGERLLRLAQGDEMCGQEKAFRNWAADTFAVACETFCLDDDGTLREVALSLGSEALTAATVRFVEAEPQPIAKALSKCHNRNVTTCNMFAKTNLCRDSASGNTLLLELDDIAGMEISYKPGDHLGVFACNRSELVEGILKRVQTPFDPDVPMELQMQKQSHTPNGIEKRWVAHDRYLPNSLRMLLTRFLDITTPPTPNLLRYFASIATNVKEQAQLNLLSSDSAAYEDWRHWKFPNLVEVLNEFPSVKPFAPLLLLHLTPLQPRFYSISSSPDVHQGQIHLTVAVVQYTTQGGSGPVHYGVCSNYLREVSDGEPLYVFVRSAPNFYMPPNPKAPMILVGPGTGIAPFRGFWSHRLAEIKRRPDLEYGKVWLFFGCRQRNLDLYRDEKKEMIKAGVLDKIFLALSRECGLKKTYVQDLIQAEAPQIYDMLVYERGHFYVCGDCTMAEDVYQTLKQIIQTQGEMTDKQVEAYMLSLRDENRYHEDIFGITSRTAEVHNRSRETARSKMAAEP, encoded by the exons TTTCCTCCATCAGAAG ATTAAACAGTGAGGCCCATCGTTCTCGTTGGGATTACGTGCAAAAGGAGGTCCTAGCCATCGGCACTTATCAATTAACTGAAACGGAATTAATTTTTGGAGCGAAACTGGCATGGCGCAATGCTGCACGGTGTATTGGTCGCATTCAATGGTCGAAATTACAA GTGTTCGACTGCCGTTACGTGACCACGACCAGTGGCATGTTCGAGGCTCTGTGCAATCACATTAAATACAGTACGAACAAAGGAAACATCAG GTCCGCGATAACGATATTTCCGCAACGCACAGATGGGAAACACGATTACAGGGTGTGGAATCAGCAACTGATCGGCTACGCCGGTTATAAGAATCCAGATGGTACTGTAACCGGTGATCCAGTGAATGTGGATTTCACGGAG CTCTGTATAAAATTAGGATGGAAAGGTGCACGCACTCGTTTCGATATATTGCCATTGATATTATCAGCAAATGGTCATGATCCTGATTACTTTGATATTCCGAGTGAACTGGTCCTTGAAGTTCCTCTCAGTCATCCCAC ATACGATTGGTTTGAGAAGCTGGGATTAAAATGGTTCGCCgtgcccgctgtatcgggaatgGTTTTCGATTGCGGAGGACTCGAATTCACAGCTGCACCGTTCAACGGCTGGTACATGAGCACCGAAATCGGAGCTAGAGATCTGTGTGACGTGCAACGATATAATTTATTAGAG ACTATAGCAACGCACATGGAGCTCGATACAAGAACTTCCACGTCTTTATGGAAAGATAAAGCTATGATAGAAGCCAACGTTGCTGTGCTACACAGTTTCCAA atgaaaaatGTGACAATTGTCGATCATCACATGGCTTCAGAGTCTTTCATGAAACATTATGAAAACGAGATGCGGCTAAGGAACGGATGTCCGGCCGACTGGTTGTGGATTGTCCCACCGATATCGGGATCAGCAACGCCCGTGTTTCATCAGGAAATGGCTTTATATCATTTAAAACCGTCTTACGATGCTCAG GATCCTGCTTGGAAAACACATGTTTGGAAGAAAGGAAGAGATAAGAAGTCGACGGCGAAGAAACCGagacgaaaatttcatttcaaacaaATTGCCAG AGCCGTGAAATTCACGTCCAAGTTATTCGGAAGAGCTCTGTCTCGAAGAATAAAAGCAACAGTGCTATTTGCTACAGAAACCGGGACATCGCAGATGTACGCCGAAAAACTCGCTGAACTACTGGGACACGCTTTCCATTCCCAGGTAC TGTCCATGTCGGATTACGACATTAGCAACATCGAACACGAAGCTCTATTGTTGGTGATAACGTCCACTTTTGGGAATGGCGACCCTCCAGAAAATGGCGAA GCCTTTGCTCAAAATTTGTATGCAATGAAAATGAATGAGACATACATTAATAGCGGCAATAAAATAAG TTTAGCAACGTCGAAATCCTTCATTAAGGCGAATAGCCAAACAGAAGTAAGCAAAACTAAAAGATTGGATAGATTGGATTCCATGCGCGGTTCAACTACGGATTCTCAACCGGAGGACACCTTCGGCCCCTTGAGCAATGTTAG ATTTGCTGTTTTCGCGTTGGGATCATCAGCATATCCGAATTTTTGCGCGTTTGGTCGCTACGTGGATAATTTACTGGGTGAATTAGGCGGAGAACGTTTATTGCGATTAGCCCAAGGAGATGAAATGTGTGGACAGGAAAAGGCTTTCCGGAATTGGGCAGCTGATACATTCGCT GTTGCTTGTGAAACATTTTGCTTGGATGACGACGGCACTTTAAGAGAAGTTGCTTTGTCGTTGGGATCAGAAGCACTGACGGCTGCGACTGTTCGTTTCGTAGAAGCTGAACCTCAGCCAATAGCGAAAG CATTAAGCAAATGCCATAACAGGAATGTTACCACTTGTAACATGTTCGCAAAAACAAATTTATGTCGTGACTCGGCAAG CGGAAACACACTGCTTTTGGAATTGGATGATATAGCAGGCATGGAAATATCGTATAAGCCCGGCGATCATTTGGGGGTGTTTGCGTGCAATAGGTCAGAACTTGTGGAAGGAATTTTAAAACGAGTGCAGACCCCGTTTGATCCAGATGTGCCAATGGAATTGCAAATGCAAAAACAATCTCACACGCCTAATG GCATTGAAAAACGATGGGTAGCACATGATAGATATTTACCTAATAGTCTGAGAATGCTACTAACGAGATTTTTAGATATTACAACACCTCCAACACCGAACCTTCTCAGATATTTTGCATCGATAGCTACCAACGTGAAAGAACAAGCTCAACTAAACCTTCTGTCTTCT GACTCTGCAGCATACGAGGACTGGAGGCATTGGAAATTTCCTAATTTAGTAGAAGTGTTAAATGAATTCCCATCTGTAAAGCCTTTTGCACCATTGTTACTCCTTCATTTAACACCTTTGCAACCAAGATTTTACAGCATTTCCTCTTCTCCTGATGTGCATCAAGGACAGATACATCTTACTGTTGCCGTTGTACAATATACAACGCAAG GTGGGTCTGGACCAGTTCATTATGGAGTCTGTTCTAATTATTTACGCGAGGTATCGGATGGAGAACCACTCTATGTGTTTGTACGCAG CGCGCCTAATTTTTATATGCCACCTAATCCGAAAGCTCCCATGATACTAGTCGGTCCAGGTACCGGAATCGCGCCTTTCCGCGGATTTTGGAGTCACAGACTCGCGGAAATAAAACGACGTCCAG ACCTTGAGTATGGGAAAGTCTGGTTGTTCTTTGGTTGCCGACAGAGAAACTTAGACTTATATAgagatgaaaaaaaagaaatgataaaGGCTGGAGTTTTAGATAAGATCTTCTTGGCCCTTTCTCGAGAATGTGGATTGAAGAAG acaTATGTACAAGATTTGATTCAGGCGGAAGCGCCTCAAATTTACGACATGCTGGTATATGAACGCGGCCACTTCTACGTATGCGGTGACTGCACAATGGCAGAAGACGTTTATCAAACTTTGAAACAGATTATACAAACGCAGGGTGAAATGACAGACAAACAAGTAGAAGCATACATGCTGTCTCTACGT GACGAAAATCGTTACCACGAAGACATATTTGGCAT